The genomic window TCGGGTGGCGGCTCATATTGTGATGTCGCAGAGGCCTTTGTGTAGACCCAGACGAGGCGGATCCGTTGAAAGCCAATACCTAGGTGCTCGTACATGCGACAAAGGTTGTTGTAGTAGCCTTTGCAAAAGCTACGCGGTGGAACGTCCACGCGCTCATTTTTGCCCGTCTTTGCATTGCTGAGCGTGATAGATGCGGCGTCGAGCGATAGCGTGTCTGCCTACGGATTGTTAGTATTTCACCTGTCGCATCGTCATGGTCTGCACTCTGTACCTGTTCAAAAAGCGTCACGCCGTACCGCTTTCGCTCATCATGGTGGACAAGATAGGCAGTCGTTAGCCCAGCTAATCCAGTCCCAATGATGGCGACACGACTTTTACGACTGGAGCCATCTGTCGCCTCGCCCTGCCGCTGTCGCTGGTTCATATTTCTATGATGCGCAAACTTGGTCCCAGACGGTGTGTAACCGATGTCTCGCAATCCGGAAGTCGTATATCGAAGATGTCTTGGAGCGGTCAGGTTCTGCACTACAGGATAGGAGAAGGGATGAAGGATGGTGTAACCACCAGCTCCCGACTCCGTACGTACAGTACTACTCGGTAGTCCACAAGACGTCAACACCTGGAGGGGTCGTGCACGTGGCGTCTGATCGACAACGATGTTGGAGCGGTTGTCATGGTCTGGAAGATGCCACTAGGTAACGTAGTCTGGTGCTACAGTTGGGACGGATCTTAGGGTGTACGGCGACGCCGTTGTGTTCCAATATTAATTGCATCGTTACGATGTTCACTCCAGATGACGCAGCGACCTCGGGTCAACGTTGACGAGAGATGCCCGACTATGATTTCGCCCAGAAAAAAAGTTGCAAAGCACGGTTTGCTATTGGACGAGGGCTGGGGCCTGGAAACCCTCTGCGGCGCAACAGACATGCCGACCCGGGAGACAATGGCGCCAATGTGTTGGGCCTTTGTATCCGCACCTCGGCATCAATTCAATCCGGCCGCTCCACTTGCAGGCTGCGATTGGCCAGGCTGCGACAGGCCTCTTTTGGcaatagttttttttttcttgcctCCAGTCTTCTTTAATCCAACAGCTGCTACGGCCAATGACCCATCACGATGATTTTCCCCCATAGGCTCAATCAACAAGAGTAGCAAATGTAGAAGCTACGAGATATTGTAAGACAATAGACGCCAGATTTGAATGCAAGGAACCCGGATGTGAGACCAGTCACGAACGCGCGAACCTGGCAAGAAGCCCAAACCGCCTCCATGTTAGAACCTAGAAGTGACTATCAAGCTGGGCGGCTTGGAGCTTCCTACATTGTCACCAATATCCAAGCTCGTCGGGCGGAGCTCGCTTGCGATTCAACTCGGCAGGCGCCGACCAGCTGCCCGCCGTAATGATAGTAGCGACAATAGCCTTTGCATATATTCAAATACTTAGACTTATCCTTTCTTTTCAAGCAATAGTGCGTCTGGAAAATGCGGCAGTTATATATTCTCGAATCTTGTAGTCTTTGGTCGTCGCCCAAATCAAGAATCTTATCCTCCACCCCCGGCAACACGCTGGCTGTTTTGGTATTAGTTCGCGGACAAACGCCACTTACGTATAGCTTCTCCGATGTTGCCTCTAACTAACAAAGCTAAACTTCGCTCCGAGAACTTTGCTTGAGCATCGAGAGCTTAAACCGCGTGCCTTCCTTGCAAACCAGGCCACGGTCTGCTTTCAGATATGCACATGCTCTCGGGACGTTCCGTGCCGTTCATAACGCTTAGCGCCATCTCATAATTGGACAAATTGTCGGGGAGTCTGCTTACTGTGGAGAATAGCATGCAGAGCCCTCGCTGCCAATCAGCCTCGGTGAGTTGTCCCTTTATCGTAAATGTGAAGCCACGCCTCCCCAATACACTAAATGCTCCCGTTCTCCCATGTACATGTCAATATGCAGATTCAACTTAGACCCGTGGACCAAGGCAagggacatctggaagccTTCCGCAAGAGTTGCAAAGGACAGGACTCAGTGTCGCCCACAAAGGCTGGGAGGGTAGGCGGAGTactaaccctaaccctaagCCACCCGCTCCACCCCCGCCATCAAGTCACGTGCACACAAGAAACCTCAGCGAACTACGCTTCGCGTCAGACCCTCGCTCATCTTGAATGTGACACTGCTTTTGTTCTCCCTAGTGTCCTCGCCCATTCACTACCGCGCCCGTTACAGCACCATCAGTCAAGCCTGGCGTAAGGTGACTAGCTAGCGGCTCGTTTCCCTGTACTAGTACTAGGCCACGAGGGCGCTCGATAAAGGGACTCCAGCTTGCTAGCTGCAGGCAAATATGTAGATGGCCCGATTCTAGCAATTCCAGATCATGGCTTGTACTTTCTTCCTGCCTTGCTCACTTAAGCGGCTCTCTAGATATACCTAGGCGCAGGATCTTCAACGTTTAGACCTTGGATTTACGCTGTGCCCAAGACTTTGCTGCGACATCTCAAAAAGCCGACCTCCCTCACTTGAACGACAGCCCGGCCTCGGGCTACGTAGCAGACATGCACAACCCCTTCTCACCAAGAGACTTTGTACTCGGCATTGTTGTCGGCTTCCTCATCGCGATTGCTCTCATATCCATCGGCACATTCGCGTTCCTCCGCACAAGCGACATCTACTCACTCGGGCACTGGAAACTGAACCTCAGGACTCCCCTTCGGTCAATGTGGATGAACCTAGGATTCTGGTCAGATCACCTTCGCATAATACCTGCCCTCATTCTGTATACGGTGCAAGATCCTCACACTGACTAGGAAAACGGACGACGGAAAGCCAATAGAGCATTTTGACGAAGCGACGCACACCCTGTTGGAGCAGATTCTAGAAGCGGCGGGGCTCTGTGCAAAAGATGGCTCTCCGATAAAGAGTGATTCCGTCGCGGTGCTCGACCTGGGCTTTGGGTGCGGCGACCAGACCATTGCACTGGCTAAGCTGATCCGCGCCGAGAAGAGGTCGCACTTCAGGTACGTCGGACTCACGCTGGACGAGGCCCAGCTTCAGACTGCGCGGAGGACAGTCGACAGAGCCCTTGCATTGGGACATGACGGAGAGGCAGTCGGGTTGTCCCAAGGGTCTTTCAAGTTGTTCCGCGCAAATGCGGCCAAGCCCGAAACATGGAATAGGACTATACGCTCGTCCGTGGATGCTTTGGCAGATGAGACCTTCTCTGAGCGCTGGCTCATGGCGCTGGATTGTTTGTATCACTTCTCGCCTTCTAGGAAGCCTATCTTTAAACTTGCTGCCAAGGCCTTAAACGCCCAAGTTATGGCTTTTGACTTGATTCTAGATGAGGAGGCATCGAGCTGGAACACGATGTTGGTGAGGCTTGTCGGGCTAATTATGGGATGCCCCCTGTACACGTTTCTTACAGAGGCGCAGTACCGGGAGCAACTTATTGAGTGTGGTTACGACAGAGAACATATTGAGATTCGAGACGTTTCGGATCATGTGTTTGCCGGCGTGTCCGGGTATTTGAAAAGACAGGAAGCTGCCCTAGGCCAGTATGGTATATCCCTGGGGGGTTACAAGTTGGCAGGGAGGCTGTTTGAGTGGTTTGATAGGACTAGAGTGGTGAAGGCAGCCATTGTGGTTGGGCGGACGAAGGGGACAAGCTGAATACGTTTGACGTGTCCTTGAACAGAATGTCGTGTGTCTTGGTGAACACCTGTGGCCAACCTCCTTTTTTTGACTATTTCAAGTGGAACTAGACAAAGTCTTTGGCGGTGAATCGGCATTGCGCTCTTTTACCACCTCCATTCCGTTTGTTGAATTGGGTTGAGGATCCATGGCACGTTCCTCGAGTCTCGTGATGGTAGGCACCCGAGGTCATTTCACATCTCATTCTGGTGTCCCCCCACGTGCTGCCAATCCCACTTCTGCCTCTGGATGCAATTGATGGAAATGGATGTCATGTTCGATGCTTCCAAAAAAAGACGGAGCGTGATGTAGCACACAGTATGCAACATATACAGATAACTCGGCAGAAACCGTGGCTGACACTCAACAGCTAGGAGGCAATACGCTGACGGCCAGTTCTTTTCTCAAACACACCATATGCAGCTTGTGTCTGATTACCTGGTTCCTCCTGGGCTTTTTCGTAAAGGCTACCCGTTGCAATGGGAGCGGAGCGGCCTGTGCCGAGAGATTCTAGGCCCAACTTGCCAAAACTTTTGATCATACTTCGAGTTAGATTAGGAGACGTAAATTTAGACATGGCACATCGCTCAGGTGCTCCTATATTTTTGTAGTATGAGTAAAAGTAACTGACTATCATTATAGGACCGTCAGTTGACAGATTGCCGCGGGGGCGTAATCAAATTCCTCCCATAGGTTTCTTCGCTGTTCAAGAAACGTGACAATTTCTCATGTTACCACACAATATGCATGTTGGTGAGCCTCCCATGATTAGCACCTGCTTCATGTAGGCTCTGCAACGGATTGTGGGTGTGCCGGAACATTTCCCTGAAGATAATGTGCCTGTCGATCACTGCTAGCAGCAGCGAGAATCCACGTTGATGGAACAGCCTGGGTTAAACTACTTTTTCTTATGCTGTTGTGGTCGAATTCTAATAGCCCAGAAACTGCTTGTGTGGGCTGATGCAGTGACGTACTCTGGTCCTGTTTACTTTTCGGAAGGCAATCTAAACCTTTCATGGTACATATTCCTCACAGTAATGGTCTAGCTGAAGCCTCAGTCACAAATTTGAAGGTCCCAAGTGCGGAAAAATTAGGATTCGTCGCGCTTACGATAATGCTGACGGATCTATATTCTCAAAATATCAGCTATGTAGACTCTATTGGTATGATCCTCAGCACGCAAGCTACTGCCGAGGACGGCTCCGGCAAACTGCTGACAAAAGGGCTGGGCAGTGGCGCTGTGTCAGCATATGCAAGGGCCTGGTAACTCACTCACGAAAGGATAAGCGCGACTGGGAAGCCAAGAGTATTGTTCAACGCTCGGGTGCTCCCGTCCGTGTACTGTCCCCAAGTGACTATGCCGTGATAAAGCCGTCCGACCTTCAAAACTACTGGCAGGCATATGTCGACCAGGTTTGGAGCTGTCATAGCCACAATCCACTCGCCATGGACACCCAAGGTTCAGCGGACAAGGTCATTGCCGCTTGAACGGAATTCGAATGCCTTGAAATAGCGATGACATGTCGTATAACGAACTCACAGACAGAGATATTCGAGACTACAACAGTGGTCCCGTTGGAAATTGGGGGGGAGATAAAAGCGTCCACCTTGGCGTTCTTGCTCAGATCTACGCAGCATTTCATCGTTCAACCCTGCTTATAATGGCAGGGATGTTCAACCAAAAATTCCTGCTTCTAGGCGCTACGAAGTTGATCCCACGGAAAACTATAGCCGAGCCGTCAGTGACCATGAATTTGTCTTGAAACGATGACGTCAAACGCAATGGCGAGAGCGGCTCCAGGGTGGTTTCGTCTGGACACCCAAGCGTTTTGACGGTTTCCTTTGGCGCTCCGCCCCAATGGCCAAAAATAGGCATCTCATACATGCCTCGTTGTAAATTCACGCCATGGTTCGTTGTGATTGTCGGGTATGGTTGCGTTGCGTCGCGTCTAGATCAAACGGGAGTGTCCAAAACGGACCTGGTCCCTTTGTACATCAGGCCTCGGATAGCTTGCAAATCAGTTCATAGGTGCAAGGGCAAATGTaatttcttcatctccctgGATATTACCCCAACCTCACCCATGATTTGAGTTTCTACAGAGATGTTAGCCAGCCAGCATCGCAGGTATAGGCCAGTGAACGTAGAGTGGGAGGCAAAGGGCGTTTGTTAAAGCGTTTCCTGTTTCCAAGCGTAACACAGCTGTTGCTTTCATTGTGCACAAGCAAATAGGACGCGTTGAACAACGCCTACCTGTCCCTCCTTCATTAGGCAAGGGTTGGCGTGACTGTTGGACGGAGCGAATCGTTCCGGTGCCTGGTCTCAGGGACAAGGAGGACAGAAAGTGGTGTGGTGGGATGAACCGTAGTACAATCATTCCATCCCGTGAAATCACCCATATCCAGGGGTAGTCGTGGCCAACTTCAGAATGAGCTGCGCCTCGTATCATGATATACCTGAGAGGGGTTGGAAAGGagagacatctggagcttcATATGCCTCGCTGGAAAGAGCGCATGGGGTGGTGACAGCCGGCGTGGTCTGAACTCTACGGTGGAAGGAGCGACCGAGTGGAGCGAGGAAcaaacttcaatgttcccttgCTTCGTGGGTTTCTCTTTTTCATGTTCAATGCACCAATTCGAAGGCTTCGAACTGCTTGGCAATGGACTTGCGCATACGAGGAGTGCTTTGTTCCATATCCAGTCTGCGCCTCAATCAAGGTGATGCGCCGACATGAGATTGCACTTCATGGTTGTTCCACACTGACCTTGGGGCATGGCAACGGAACgatctacggagtagcttaCTCTGTCCACATTATCAGGTTATGGCACATTACTCCATACGCAGGTCCGCATCCCCGGCAACCCATCGGCAAATGAGACTTGTTGTGGTGAGTTTGCAAGACAATGGCGTTTTCCATTTCTTTTGCTGCATCTGCCGCCATAAATGAGAAACCTCCAAGTCAATTGGAACACGATATCGAAAGGCTCGAAAACCACTTGTGTGAGTGGCCGGACGCGCGTCAAAGCCTAAGCCCCCTTTGCAGATGACGCCGCTCAGTGCTCTTCCAATACCATAAGTACATTGACAATACATACGATAGTGCTGCAGAAGACGCAGCGATCTCATGTGGCGCTGGATCTTCGGGAGTGTTTGGGTCTCATGCCGCGAAACAGTAGTCCGTATCCCTTGCGGAGTACTTTGTCGACGTCGCCGTGGAATTATTTATGGATCAGTGGCTCCGTAAGAGGCTCGTATAACGGTGGACGTCGAATGCACTTGACATGcaattaaaaaaagagaggGGGGGAGACAGGACGGAGGCGGACAAAAATGAGGTTGGCACTGGGCTGCCCAACAAGCGCTTCCAGGCGAGTTTGCAAAACACATTCTGGGCCACGGCAACCAGTGGTTACGAGTCATCCAGCTTCATGCCAGACGGTCGCAACACTCAGCCAACATTTCAAGTCAAGGCGCGGCCACACCCAACCCACTGggcattacggagtacaagccATCAATAATAGTATTACAATGTGACTGCATGCAGCCAATGCAACTATGTACGTACGTATAACGGCAAAACTTTAAGTCCAGAccccaccatggccacctgCGACGCATTCAGTAGTGATGCATTCTGCGATTGACGAAGACAACAGCCTCCAGTCAGTCCATCTGAACAAGTCGGGTGCCGAGCTCCTGTCAATCGGCGCTCCAGGTTtacccaacattgacatgGGACCACTGGCTAATAAAAACAGCCAGGCAGCTCACAACTGACCACCGGACCAGGCCAGGCCCCCGGACAGACCAGTTGAGTCGACCCCAGTGCCGTTGGCATGTGGCGGTTACAGGGGGGTGGGTCCCCTGCCACTCAACTGGAGATGTGCCACTGTTGCTCCAGTCCAGCCAatgtcgacatggacgaatGCGAATCTACCGCCCCTGAGCCTGTGCCTGGCCCTGGATAACTTAAACGTTGAGCTTCCAGTCCTTGCACAAGACTGCAGAAAGCCGCCATCCAGAATGCGCCTTTGTCCCCACTCCCTCGCAAGTCAGCCATCAAAGGCATTGCATCTGGCCGTTCATGCTCCTTTTGCATGCCCATGTCTATAACTCcctttgtactccgtatccatGCTCAGGTGTACCGGACAATAGCATACCATTGTACTGTGCCGTGCCATGAGGACATGTAGCATCTTGCTATCAGTTGATGTTTCCGTCCATTCATATTGCGTCTCGCTCGCCCCTTTGCCGCCTTCCTGCTTCTTTTatcctgcacatgtgcctccttgccgccacccgccgcctcccccaaCCTGCTGCCAACAACCCATCGACCAACAAACTGTCCACTACCAACCACGAACCGCCAACCACCAACTCAAGTCCTTCCTTTTGCAGCCACTAGGCCAGTTGGCGTTTATTATCACGTTGCTGGCATCTGCTGCCCCAGCACTTCGGTCTGGTTTTTGTTTTCATCGTGCCTCTTTTGTGTCGAAAAAGTTTCCTCTCGGCTTCCTTCCCCACTGCCCCGTGTGGTTGTTCGGGAAATTCTTCCTTTTCACAACTCTTCGGCGCTCGTAGACGATAACCGATCTTGTACTTTGATGCCCAGAGCAACGCCGTCACAGCCATCCGAGCATCATGTCATTTGCAAAAAAATTGGACCGAGCCGTCCAATGGGCCGGCGAGAAGATGGGCTCAGAGGCCAAAACTGCACACTCGGATGAGTTCCAGAGGCTAGAAGCCGAAATGGCACTTCGTCAAGAAGGTTTGCTTTCCTGGTACCTCTTGGTCCTAGTTTGGTGTGAATCTAACACAGGTCCATAGGAATGGAAAGCCTACAAAAGGCGACTACCGCATATTCGAAATGGATCTCTCGTCGATGTGATGCATCTGAGGACAAGAGTCGAGCTCCTCCGACCGCTGTGCTTGGTCGTGCCATGGTAGCGCATGGCAATGATTTCGAACCGCATTCGGAGTTTGGCAATCACCTTGTGGTCGTTGGCCGTGCCAATGAGCGAATTGCGAACCTACATAGCAACTACACCGAAGACGTCAATGCCAACTGGCTCCATCACTTGGATCGAAACGTCGCTATGATGAAAGAGTTTCAGGTAGTGCCCACCGGCTTTCTACTTATTGATGCCATCACATCGTTTGTACAGGAGATGTTGCTAACAGTCTGGATTTATCAGGTGGCTCGCAAGAAGCTAGAGAGCCGACGCCTTGCTTATGATGCCAGTGTTGCCAAAATGCACAAGGCTAAACGCGATGATTTCCGTATCGAGGAAGAAATGCGTGTCAGCAGAACCAAGTTTGACGATGCTAGCGAGGATGTTATGCGTCGCATGCAGGACGTTCAAGACACGGAGGCGGAGTCGATTGGTGCCCTGAACTCATTTTTGGAAGCTCAACTCAATTATCACGAAAGAGCCGCGGAGGAACTTCGACGTATCCGCCAGTCACTAGTagacggcggccgagcaGACTCACCCCAACTTGACGAAATTCGCATCTCCCGAGCCCGGTCTTCTACCTCAACCTCTTGGCACAAAACAAGACAAGTCTCTTCGGAGCAATTGAGTCCAGCCGAGAGACTACCTATTCGTCGCTTGGCAAGCTCCCAGGCTGCCCAGCCGCCCCCGCCTCTGCCGGCACCTTCCCAAGATCCGCGCCAATCGTTGGTCCGTGCTGCTACATTTGGTGAACGAACTCCATTAGCATCTGCGGGCACTAGAATGCCATCTTTAGCGCGCACTGCGACTGACAGGAGTTCGCATACTAGTCCTTCCGAGGATGTTTTTAGAGATGATGAGTCTACCGGCAGCGGAGATGGAAGCGCTGGATGGGGCAATCGTAGTACGAGTTCTGCTACCAGCTACGACAGCTCGTCTCGAATGACAGGTGGCCATGAAGTCAAGAAggcgcctcctccaccaccacctgTGAATAGAGCAAAGAagccgcctccaccacccGTACCGGCTCGCCGGGCTCATTTGGGATATTAAAGAACCTGCGCCGGGCGCTGGTTTCTTCTGGACCATACTGCGGTAGCTTGATGCTGAAATGAGTATGGGTACAACGAAAAGTGGGAAGTATTAGAGGTTCAATGTAGTATACCGTTCTATTAGGGATTCCCAGGATGGGCCCATGAGAAATGACCAAGTTCATAGTTATTATAACCATCTGTTTTTGTGGCCAGTTTGGTACCTTTTCGAAATTGTGATAATGAGCAATGTCAAGTGAATGTTCGCCTGGCATCTACGCCAACGCACCTAGCTGCAGATAGTAGGTCGCGTTACAGGTAGAATTGAAGACGGGTCAAACTTTGCCTGACGTGGTTGGCAAAGCGCGAAACCAACGCCGAGTCACGTGGGGCTAGCTTTCGAAGCTCCCTAGCTCCATTGCGGAGTATACTTTACAACATTGCGCCAATCGTGCGAATAGTTTCAGCCCTGAGCACTTCCGCACTGGCTTGTAATATACGGCCATGGCTACAGAAGACGAACGGTACCGGCAATCAAGCCAGTTTCGACTATGGTCGTTCTCACCAGCTACCTTGCTGGAGCTACGGGAGAAGACGAATTCATTAGCGAAACAGCAAATCACTCCTCGCATAGATCCTGTTCCCGAGTTCCTTACCTCTGATGAAGAAGCCCAACTGGTCAAATTTTTTACTATTGAACTTATTCGAGCGGCGCAATTCTGCGAACTGCCCACCGAGATTCGATCGACCGCAGCCATGTTTCTGCGACGATTTTACATTACAAACTCTGTCATGACCTACCCACCGACCGAACTATTGAAAACTTCTTTATTCTTCGGTTGTAAAGCAGAGGGCTTCTATATTCGGCTAGCAAAATTGGCTGAAAAGTTTCCTAACACGACAAGCGATCAGATCCTAGCTGGGGAATATTTACTATGTCAAGGAATCCGGTTCGCGTTCGATGTGCGGCACCCTTTTCGAGCCCTTGAAGGCGCTATATTACAACTTAGAATACGTCTACCGGAAGAGGAAACGAGAATAAATAACGCGCACGCGCGGGCTAGGGAGACCCTCAAGTTCAGCGCGCTCGTTACGGATGTGTATTTCCACTTCACGCCTAGCCAAATCATGCTGGCTTCGCTGCTCATGGTGGATCCAGGGCTTGTCGATATTCTGTGCCCCAGACCAGCAGAGGGCGGCGACTCGGACGGGGACAAGGCCGGCGGCATGCGCACTGATGTCTATGACAAGATCATGACTACCATTGAGAGCTGCCGAGCCATGCTCGAGGACGAGCCTCCAGAGAGAATGACGGAATACTGGGGCACTGTAAGGTTCTAATCGAGACACTTGATGTTGCATTTCACTAACATCACATAGCCGGAGATTGTCAAGTCGATGAAACCACTGCGAAAGAAGCTGCAACGATGTCGAGATCCAGACAGAGCTGACCTTGTAGCCTTGCAACGGGCGCGACGAGAACAAGCTGTGGCGAAGCCGAAGAAACCGAATACTACGAATGATGGCGCCGTTTTCGGCGATGCCGAGTCTAGAGATCCAAAGCGCCGGAAAGTTGATAATGCAGATGACATGTTTGGCCCTGCGTTGGGGCAATAATGCCAAGGACAGAAATTGGTTGCTATGCAGCTACGATCTCACTATCATGTATCAAAACAAGACAACCAGGGAAGTAGGATACAGCACAGCTGCCCGTCGCGGCTATGCCATTCCCACGAATACGGCCGGCAGCGCCCAGGTTGGGAGACCAA from Metarhizium brunneum chromosome 2, complete sequence includes these protein-coding regions:
- the CCL1 gene encoding Cyclin CCL1, with amino-acid sequence MATEDERYRQSSQFRLWSFSPATLLELREKTNSLAKQQITPRIDPVPEFLTSDEEAQLVKFFTIELIRAAQFCELPTEIRSTAAMFLRRFYITNSVMTYPPTELLKTSLFFGCKAEGFYIRLAKLAEKFPNTTSDQILAGEYLLCQGIRFAFDVRHPFRALEGAILQLRIRLPEEETRINNAHARARETLKFSALVTDVYFHFTPSQIMLASLLMVDPGLVDILCPRPAEGGDSDGDKAGGMRTDVYDKIMTTIESCRAMLEDEPPERMTEYWGTPEIVKSMKPLRKKLQRCRDPDRADLVALQRARREQAVAKPKKPNTTNDGAVFGDAESRDPKRRKVDNADDMFGPALGQ